The genomic window GACTGTATTTAGAATAAAAGACTTtcgttcaaatcctggctctgccacttaggAGCTGAGTAATCTTGAATGagtctcttatccccattttacagatgaagtacaATGAGGTAAATccttacttcacaaggttgttgggagaatcCAGTGATATAATGTATGCAAACCCTAAATGTAAGTTATTAGTTGAATGAAGGGGAACTCTCTAGACTGTGCAGGCCAGAAGCTATATATCATTACTCATAAGGAAGAGATGGTTCAACTTCATCAATGTGTTAGTGACTCTCACTTCTCATTTCTCTGTATCTTCTGTTCCTCAGTGGAAATAGAGAATTTGATAACCAATTAATCAATCCAAGCAATCACTCAATTGCCAAGCATTTATCCAGTGCCTGTTATATTCTAGGCAGTAGAGATAATGAAGGCAAAAGTGAAGCTGCTCCTTCCCTCTAAATCTAgcaaggggagacaacatgaacacATCTAGGGTATGTACTTGATAGATGCCAGACACTCTTGTGGGGAAGGCACTGTTAATGCGGGCATTAGGAAAGGCTGAATTTCAGCTCTCAAGCTGGAAGGAAGTGGAGGATTCCAGGAAGCAGAGGAGGGGGCACATTCCAGACGTTGGGGCAGCCAGGGCAAAGGTACAGAGACAGGAAATAGAGTACCATGGCGGTAACGGTAAAGCCAGTTATGTTTCATCCCAGTGTGTGTGAAGGTGAATAAATGTGTAATAAGACTGGAAGGATTCATGGAGTaataggacacacacacacacacacacacacacacagacacacacacacacacagacacacacacacacacacacacacacacacacacacacacacacacacacacacacacacacacacacccagacaaTTTTGGTTCAGTATAATTGTGGCTCTTTGTGACACCAGTAGAAATCATGTATGTACCATTTtgcatctgtaaattgagaataCTAGCAAAGGCAGAATGTGtttgagtatttattaagttgaGTGGACTTTGGCCACATAAACCTGCCCTACAACTCTAGTAATCTAGGGACAATGGTCAGTTTGCTTTGACTGCAGAACTACTCCCTATGATGATAGAATTTTCTCCTATCACTGTCCTGATCGATAAGAATTTAAGTATAATTTATGAGAGAATCATAACTAATTAATCTTTATTTGTTTTCTAGGGGGGACAGTTGGTGGCCTACTTGGTGCTTGGATGACTAGTGGACAATTTAAACCAATTCCTCAGATCATAATGGAACTGCCCCCTATTGAGCAACAGAAGCTTTTTAACGAAGCCTTTGCCGTTATCAGAGACTTGGACTGGATGGATGCGGTGCAGCTGACTGCACTGGTAATGGGGAGTGAAGCCCTTCAGCAGAAACTGGCATCAGTTGTTGTAAATTATGTCACACAAACGCTTCAAGCAGAAGTACAGTATGGAGACTAGCCCTCTCCAGTGAATGGTTTTTACTATGTGATGCTGGGATTTTCATTTGGATGATTTTGATGACTTTAGTGTAGAAAAATAGCTAGTAATTGCTGCTACTTATGTTTGAGGTACCGGAACACCCTCATTCTGGGTGAGTTTCTCCAGAAACTCTTGATCCTTGAGTTATCACAAAATTGGGTCAAACTACCTAATTTATATTAAGTTACTGAGGAAATATTGTAGTATGTTCCCAATATTATCTGTGAAACAACTGTGGTTCAGGATCCTGCTCATAGTGATGCCCATTGACATACTTCTGACTGTGAAgttgtcaaaaacaaaaaaaatcgaCAGGAAGGTTTGCTTATTGCAAATATTAATTGCACTTTTCTAAATTCATTTCATCTCTCACAAGGCTGTTTAAAAAGATGATCATACTTAATTGCTTTTTGGACtacttttcagttctctttcttgCAATCACTTTTTTTGTAGCACCTAGGTACTAGTTTCCTGTTGATGGTGCCCCCTCTGCCTTCACGGTTTTTAACAGAGAGCAgttgtgaaaatgtgtttcacCTCTTACTTCTCCCTGTCATTGTACACGTCCCTGACGTAAGAATCTGAATCACCGTGAAATTCTCAGCAAGGGGGAAGAGTAATCTGCTGATTTCAATGAAGTCCCATagtactgaagaaagaaatataacaGAGGCTGTTCAGTGTTTGTGTCTAAGTCCTTTGACCTTTcagtgcctcactttcctcatctataaaatgagggtaattattttttttaaattttaagtggTTATTTTCAGAACAAACTCTTATTAGTTCTTCTTTCCTTGGATCATGAGCTACCTCTCACAAATAGTTCCTTTGACTTGCTAATTGATGTGTTGAGTTTCTGCAATGCTCCACTTAAAACATTTAGTAAGGGGTATTTCTTACAGCAAAGGAAAAATGCAGATTAATCTTTTCTGAATAAactctttttctcatttatttaatgGTGACCATTCTATAATGCTTTCCAGAACAGTTTACCAGATGAACTAGATACTACCAGAACCTGGAATTAAGGATTGTGCTGTAGCTTATAAATCATCCTTTTATATTGAAAACATACACAACAAAACTCCCTTGAGTTGATGTGAACTTAACTTAGACACAGATTTTTCAGAAAGTTTAGCCTTCCCCGTCTGGGCTACTGCTAGGATATGTAAGTGTAGTTCCCTCAGTACTGCCACCCCCACACCCCCAACTTCTAGTAGTTGCTGAGAGGGAACTGAAATTCCTTCATAAATTCCCAGGTTCTTTGGGTAAGAATAGAAAATCAGGGTGATGACTGCACTTAAGTAGCAGCATGCTGAGAAAGACACTAGCCCAGGTTTGTCTCTGCTAAGAATTGCTGTAGTGATAAGAAGATGGTCAATTTGTGGGTGACAGCTACTTAGAACCTCAGTTTTTCAGTTAGTTTgtggattgtttcttttttaataaaggaAAGTTCAAGCTGACCCAAAGCCCGGGTTCATTTACATCCATGGTATAGAAAAATCAAAGCTGGAGAATACTAAAGATGATGCTACATTGGAATGAAGCCTGTATttctcatgaaacctttcttcaAAATGAGCTTTCTCTTCCATGTTAGAATAGCATGTCACAGGCTGCGTTCTCATagtttatattctgttttttCCCACATATGTGCCACTGACATGACATAGCCCTGATGACATTTGGATGTGTTTTTGATAATCATGTTGGACATTGCCTCGTTTTTCCTGTTCACTTCCAAACTCCCATGTGCAATCACTAAAGATTTATATTACctaaagtcagaatttgaattgtATAATGTTTGAAGCTGggttgttttcttctgatttgtAACAAACTTGTataaagttgctttcttttctgtGTAAAGGGAAAACTTACCATCTTGGCTTGATTTTGAAAAAACAGTAAAGATCTTTTAGTGTGCATTTGAATCAGAAGACACTTATTTCATTGTAGTTACAAAAATACATCAAATTCTATAatcataaatataatttaataaatataaaaacctGCAGAAATTAGGAATTTATTATAAtggctttattttttcaaaatggaaatgaagaataaatatgaTCTTACAGGGCACAAAAGGGAGAAAACCACACAGAATTAACAAACTTGGAAGGGGCCTCAAGGGGCACTAGTCCAGTCTGAAAAGAATCTCCCTGTGCAATATGTTTAACAAAGGGTCTTCTATTGCTTGCCTGAAGAACTCCAGTGAGAGGGGAACCCATTACTTCCTAGGGGAGCCTATTCCATTTTgatatagctttaatttttatatcaaatttaaatTTCCCTCTGTAATTTTCACTCAATTCCTCCTTGTTCTGCCCTGTGTCcaagtagaacaaatctaatctcttttccaccTGACAGCTCTTCTGATACCAGAAGATGTTTGTAATATCTGCTCCCCTCCACTCCccagttttttcttctccaggttaaacagcCCGAGTTCATTTAGTTAGACCGTGTAGGGCTTGACCTTGACCATCCTGATTTTTCTCCTCTGGTtgctctccagtttatcaatgtccttcctaaaatatggcagcCAGAATTgaatacaatactccagatgttaTCTGAGACCAAGGCAGAGTTTAGTGGGATTATCATGTCATTACTGGATGTTAGACCTTCTTAAATGTACCCTAAGATCCTGTTATGCATGACTGCTACTTTATACTGTTGTCTCATGTTAATCTTGCATTTCAAtaaaacctccagatcttttaaaaactattaccTCACCATGCCTCTGCCATCTTGCATTTATGGAACTGAATTTTTTTGAAACAGAGTATAAAATGTTGCATTAATGttttatttcatcttattagatttaacCTAATTAAGTATTTTCATATTCAGATCGTCATCATGGTCTGTTAGCCATCTTCTCTAGCTTTAGGTCTTCTGAAGATTTGGTGCTTCCCATTTATACCTGTATAGAAATCACTTATacaaaatgttaaacagcacagggtCAAGTAGTTCTCCACTGCAGCCTTCTTCCAGTTTCTTGGGATTGATTATAGGGCCCAAATGGGTCATCACGTCCAACCTCATCATGTTATCTCAAGCCcagataggttaaatgatttgattaGAGTCAGGATCTGAAGTTGGATCTTTTGGCTGCAAAGCCAACATACAGTACAGCAGTAAACTGGGCTCTCATTGACAGAAAATCAATAATGACTAGTCTTTAGGATCTTGCCATTCAACCAGTTGTGGATTCACCTAATTGTATTGCTATGTAcacagagatgtcaaactcaggcaaacagatgAAAATACAAATGGGAAATGTttcataaataatattaaatattatataatagttCTGTATTTACAATTCTATATATAcgaatttatatatttataatatataataagtataatattaaaaataccatacaatatagataatgttaatttgtggttttctaagtcaatatgcagtccaCGGGATTCTATTTGAATATGAAGTCACTGATACACTTTTTTTCCACAGGAGTAACGTGAAAGATTTTATTGAATGTTTTGCTAAATTATAGGAATCTACCGCATTCCCCCaggtgacatggtggatagagtgctgggcctggagtcaggaagacttgagttcatatccagcctgttacactagctgtgtgactccccAGCAagtcacagcctcagtttcctcaaccataatatggggatcataatagtgcCTACTTCCCTGGGCTGTCGTGAAtagcaaataaaataaagtgcTTCTCTAAACTTAggcaaaataaagtgagcagaaccaggagaacgttgtacgcaggaacagcaatattgttaggATGATCAGATCTGATTAAGACAAAGATCAAGATGGTTCCAAAGTGCCCATGATGAACAGtggtatccacctccagagagagaactgatgaactctgaatgcagatggaagcacgctacattttttatttttctattttttttggcttttggtttttttttgcagTATAGCTAATTTGGAATATAGTCTTTGCATAGCTTCACGTGTATAATCAacatcaaattgcttgactttttgagcagggagagaaatggaaaggaggcaaagaatttggaatataaaattttgaaaaataattattaaaatttcacatgtaattgagaaatatttagcaaaataaaaatatacttaaaatttttaaaatacttgtaaagtgcttagtacatagtaggcaattaatagaTACTTGTTCCCGTCTCCCTCCTACCC from Notamacropus eugenii isolate mMacEug1 chromosome 1, mMacEug1.pri_v2, whole genome shotgun sequence includes these protein-coding regions:
- the C1H19orf12 gene encoding protein C19orf12 homolog isoform X4, which gives rise to MPLRVEDIMKLLCTISEERKMKAAIKHSGKGALVAGAVAFVGGLVGGPPGIAVGGTVGGLLGAWMTSGQFKPIPQIIMELPPIEQQKLFNEAFAVIRDLDWMDAVQLTALVMGSEALQQKLASVVVNYVTQTLQAEVQYGD
- the C1H19orf12 gene encoding protein C19orf12 homolog isoform X5; the encoded protein is MTSGQFKPIPQIIMELPPIEQQKLFNEAFAVIRDLDWMDAVQLTALVMGSEALQQKLASVVVNYVTQTLQAEVQYGD
- the C1H19orf12 gene encoding protein C19orf12 homolog isoform X3, translated to MYKTECLWSPRKPGQPDTVRGICSTWARRVKQPRGPARGGGPPEELALGAGGTDDPDQPLCLPAEESSASRRLRPLPRGPRSGGTVGGLLGAWMTSGQFKPIPQIIMELPPIEQQKLFNEAFAVIRDLDWMDAVQLTALVMGSEALQQKLASVVVNYVTQTLQAEVQYGD